A genome region from Stenotrophomonas maltophilia includes the following:
- a CDS encoding pyridoxal phosphate-dependent aminotransferase, which translates to MSTLPHTPGYSRRSHEIAPFHVMSLLARAQALEQAGHDVIHLEIGEPDFTTAEPIVRAGQAALAAGHTRYTAARGLPALRQAISGFYRSHYGLDIDPERILVTPGGSGALLLASSLLVDPGRHWLLADPGYPCNRHFLRLVEGGAQLVPVGPETAYQLTPSLVEQHWNADSVGALVASPANPTGTVLSADELAALSQTLHARGGHLVVDEIYHGLTYGLDAPSVLQVDDSAFVLNSFSKYFGMTGWRLGWLVAPPAAVPDLEKLAQNLYISASSIAQHAALACFSEEAMAIFEQRREAFRQRRDFLLPALRELGFRIEVEPQGAFYLYADVSAFTGDAQAFCAHFLETEHVAFTPGLDFGFHRANQHVRLAYTQEVPRLQEAVERIARGLKHFR; encoded by the coding sequence TGCTGGCCCGCGCCCAGGCGCTGGAACAGGCGGGCCACGATGTGATCCACCTGGAGATCGGCGAACCGGACTTCACCACCGCCGAACCGATCGTGCGTGCCGGACAGGCCGCACTGGCCGCCGGCCATACACGCTACACCGCCGCACGTGGCCTGCCGGCCCTGCGCCAGGCAATCAGCGGCTTCTATCGCAGCCACTACGGGCTGGACATCGACCCCGAGCGCATCCTGGTCACCCCTGGCGGCTCCGGGGCGCTGCTGCTGGCCAGCAGCCTGCTGGTCGACCCCGGCCGCCACTGGCTGCTGGCCGACCCCGGCTATCCGTGCAACCGCCACTTCCTGCGCCTGGTGGAAGGCGGCGCGCAGCTGGTGCCGGTCGGGCCGGAGACCGCCTATCAACTCACTCCGTCGCTGGTCGAACAGCACTGGAATGCCGACAGCGTCGGCGCGCTGGTCGCCTCGCCGGCCAACCCCACCGGCACCGTGCTCTCCGCCGACGAACTGGCAGCCCTGTCGCAGACCCTGCACGCGCGCGGCGGCCACCTGGTGGTGGACGAGATCTACCACGGCCTGACCTACGGCCTGGATGCACCCAGCGTGCTGCAGGTGGACGACAGCGCATTCGTACTGAACAGTTTTTCCAAGTACTTCGGCATGACCGGCTGGCGGCTGGGCTGGCTGGTGGCACCGCCGGCGGCGGTGCCGGACCTGGAGAAGCTGGCGCAGAACCTGTACATCAGCGCCTCGAGCATCGCCCAGCATGCCGCACTGGCGTGTTTCAGCGAGGAAGCGATGGCGATCTTCGAGCAGCGTCGCGAAGCCTTCCGCCAGCGCCGCGATTTCCTCCTGCCGGCATTGCGTGAACTGGGCTTCCGCATCGAAGTCGAGCCGCAGGGTGCGTTCTACCTGTACGCCGATGTCAGCGCATTCACCGGTGACGCGCAGGCGTTCTGCGCCCATTTCCTGGAAACCGAGCACGTGGCATTCACGCCGGGGCTGGATTTCGGCTTCCACCGTGCGAACCAGCACGTGCGGTTGGCCTACACGCAGGAAGTGCCGCGGTTGCAGGAGGCGGTGGAGCGGATCGCGCGCGGGTTGAAGCATTTCCGGTAG